A window of the Synechococcus sp. M16.1 genome harbors these coding sequences:
- a CDS encoding glycosyltransferase, with the protein MNILFVHQAFPGQYVHICQQLLKQPGNTIVSVGMRESSIPKTKGYHHCIYQPKRGNGNDTHPLVVDAETKAIRAEACAELCQQLKQKGFTPDIICGHPGWGELLFLPFIWPDAPILMYQEFCYNVNGFDCAFDRELQPDDNDWLNSGRIHFKNANTLLNLDHATWNISPTAFQKSSYPERFHHRFSVIHDGISNRARPAKHPKKLAFAIDEELTLTNADQLITFVNRHIEPYRGCHSFIRAIPRIQELQPEARIVIVGEREGISYGKACDDGEWCDLFLAEIDGQYDPSRVHFVGRIDYDRFLTLLQLSKAHVYLTYPFVLSWSLLEAMSIGCAVVGSATAPVMEVLQHEHNGLLVDFFNPQAIAEQVSRLLEDRPLAQKLGQQAHRDATEHYSLERCLPRQLNLIDLVASKAIGL; encoded by the coding sequence ATGAATATTCTGTTTGTTCACCAAGCCTTTCCAGGTCAATACGTTCATATCTGCCAGCAACTGCTCAAGCAACCTGGCAACACGATAGTTTCCGTAGGAATGCGTGAAAGCAGCATCCCCAAAACGAAGGGTTATCACCATTGCATTTATCAACCCAAAAGAGGAAATGGCAACGACACCCATCCTCTGGTTGTCGATGCCGAAACGAAGGCGATCCGGGCCGAAGCCTGCGCAGAACTCTGCCAACAACTGAAACAAAAAGGCTTCACGCCAGACATCATCTGCGGCCATCCCGGCTGGGGCGAGCTTCTCTTTTTACCGTTCATCTGGCCTGATGCACCCATATTGATGTATCAGGAGTTTTGCTACAACGTAAATGGATTTGATTGCGCCTTTGATCGCGAACTCCAACCTGATGACAATGATTGGCTGAACTCAGGCCGGATTCATTTCAAGAACGCGAATACCCTGCTGAATCTTGATCACGCCACCTGGAACATCAGTCCAACAGCCTTCCAGAAAAGCTCTTATCCGGAACGTTTTCACCATCGCTTTTCTGTGATTCACGATGGGATCTCCAACCGGGCCAGACCAGCCAAACACCCCAAAAAACTCGCCTTTGCGATCGACGAAGAGCTGACTCTGACGAATGCTGACCAACTCATCACCTTTGTAAATCGCCATATCGAGCCCTATCGCGGTTGCCACTCCTTCATCCGCGCCATTCCGCGGATCCAGGAGCTTCAACCCGAGGCCAGGATCGTGATTGTGGGCGAAAGGGAAGGGATCAGCTACGGCAAAGCCTGTGACGATGGCGAGTGGTGTGATCTTTTTCTGGCAGAAATCGACGGCCAATACGACCCTTCGCGGGTGCATTTCGTGGGGCGCATCGATTACGACCGCTTTCTGACCCTGCTGCAGCTCAGCAAAGCGCACGTGTATCTCACCTACCCCTTCGTGCTCAGCTGGAGCTTGCTGGAGGCGATGAGCATCGGTTGTGCCGTTGTGGGTTCAGCGACCGCACCCGTGATGGAAGTGCTGCAGCACGAACACAACGGCCTGTTGGTGGATTTCTTCAACCCTCAAGCCATCGCCGAGCAAGTAAGCAGACTGCTCGAAGACCGCCCACTGGCTCAAAAACTGGGCCAGCAGGCCCATCGGGACGCTACGGAGCACTACAGCCTCGAACGCTGTCTGCCGCGCCAGCTGAACCTGATCGATCTGGTGGCATCCAAAGCCATTGGCTTGTGA
- a CDS encoding glycosyltransferase family 2 protein: MKTRSSLLWISLSLDVVGLVLAALLATQFLHHSPALVLSADGMAFGLGFVLLAWFFGGYSFLRWPWMPFRHLVQRWLLVVGSALLLAVLAGWLLNVPVTAVWFHRSTLLILGLALGCWGVLMRCWLHPLARRQAALASARSPVAQQMSRADLSVPQASATAQRQLLLLLVAYHPSPLEVEQLQDCLAKLPPEVGYAVVVNDHQPGEPVNQLAAAADLFLANPDNPGYGRAVNRLVVSLGPLPPYIGVLNTDLSWEPGSFEQLLAWLQRHPQVSLAVPQILDEQGTPQKLCKHHPTVLGLFSRRFLPNGLKPGWLKRYDRWYVMADQNYEEVFEAPYLSGCCMLIRSEAFRRAGGFDERYFLYLEDADLTRSLARDGRCVHLPVASVVHGWGRGNYRNLGLMAVNLTSAWHYFRKWGWALW, translated from the coding sequence ATGAAGACGCGCTCGTCACTGCTTTGGATCAGCCTGAGCCTTGACGTTGTGGGGTTGGTGCTCGCAGCTCTCCTGGCGACGCAGTTCCTGCATCACAGCCCCGCGCTGGTGCTTAGTGCCGATGGCATGGCCTTCGGGTTGGGGTTTGTGCTGTTGGCCTGGTTTTTTGGGGGTTACTCCTTCTTGCGCTGGCCCTGGATGCCATTCCGGCATCTGGTACAGCGCTGGTTGCTGGTGGTGGGCAGTGCCCTGCTCCTTGCGGTCCTGGCGGGTTGGCTGCTCAATGTCCCCGTCACGGCGGTTTGGTTTCACCGCAGCACGCTGCTGATCCTGGGCCTGGCGCTTGGTTGCTGGGGGGTGTTGATGCGCTGCTGGCTGCATCCGTTGGCCCGGCGTCAAGCCGCCTTGGCCTCGGCGCGATCCCCGGTGGCACAACAGATGTCCAGGGCTGACCTGTCCGTGCCCCAAGCGTCGGCCACGGCTCAGCGCCAACTGCTGCTGCTGTTGGTGGCGTATCACCCGTCCCCTCTGGAGGTGGAGCAACTGCAGGATTGCCTGGCAAAGCTGCCGCCTGAGGTGGGCTATGCCGTGGTGGTGAACGACCATCAGCCGGGGGAACCGGTGAATCAGCTCGCGGCCGCAGCCGACCTGTTCCTCGCCAATCCCGACAACCCTGGCTACGGCCGTGCAGTGAACCGGTTGGTGGTGAGCCTGGGGCCGTTGCCCCCCTACATCGGGGTGCTGAACACCGATCTTTCCTGGGAGCCCGGCAGCTTTGAGCAGTTGCTGGCCTGGCTGCAACGGCATCCGCAGGTGAGCCTGGCGGTGCCGCAGATCCTCGATGAGCAGGGCACCCCTCAGAAGCTTTGCAAACACCACCCCACAGTGCTGGGACTGTTCAGCCGACGCTTCCTGCCCAATGGGCTCAAGCCCGGTTGGCTGAAGCGCTATGACCGCTGGTATGTGATGGCGGATCAGAACTACGAGGAGGTGTTTGAAGCGCCCTACCTGAGCGGTTGTTGCATGCTGATCCGCAGCGAGGCGTTCCGCCGCGCCGGTGGTTTCGATGAGCGCTACTTCCTCTACTTAGAAGACGCCGACCTCACCCGCAGCCTGGCCCGTGATGGCCGTTGCGTGCACCTGCCGGTTGCATCTGTCGTTCATGGCTGGGGCCGGGGCAACTACCGCAACCTTGGGCTGATGGCCGTGAACCTCACCAGTGCTTGGCACTACTTCCGCAAGTGGGGCTGGGCGCTCTGGTGA
- a CDS encoding glycosyltransferase family 2 protein — protein MIEVVLPTFNGAAYLAEQVASIHQQTLRPQRLLVRDDGSSDGTQALLAELQQNYGAWFHLLPSENNLGCSANVNRLLEATEAPYVALADQDDVWLPHKLEASFALLQQVERRHGIEQPLLVHSDLTLIDVDGHALGCTYLQRQRLDPLRTSPEHLLFTNVVTGCTVLLNRALLNQALPIPAEALMHDWWLALVASHLGQITFLSDPTVLYRQHGANVLGAQGLGLSYWVQRAKKLLADPSAGGHTRAAIRQADYFEQRYGQRLSALPALLQLPRRRRWLALLKLSDQQRPSKHGPLRTLGLYGLLAWLPR, from the coding sequence GTGATTGAGGTTGTTCTCCCCACATTTAACGGTGCTGCTTATCTCGCAGAGCAGGTGGCTTCAATTCACCAGCAGACGCTCCGGCCCCAACGCTTGCTGGTGCGTGATGACGGCTCTTCCGATGGCACGCAGGCCCTACTGGCGGAGCTCCAGCAGAACTACGGAGCCTGGTTTCATCTGCTTCCTTCTGAGAACAACCTTGGTTGCAGCGCCAATGTGAACCGGCTCCTCGAGGCGACAGAAGCGCCTTATGTGGCCTTGGCGGATCAAGACGACGTATGGCTACCTCACAAATTGGAGGCTTCCTTTGCCTTGTTGCAGCAAGTGGAGCGGCGCCATGGAATTGAACAGCCGCTGTTGGTTCACAGTGACCTCACGTTGATCGACGTTGATGGGCACGCACTCGGATGCACTTATCTGCAGCGTCAGCGATTGGATCCGCTGCGGACGTCCCCCGAGCATCTGCTGTTCACCAATGTGGTGACGGGGTGCACTGTGCTCCTCAACCGCGCACTCCTGAACCAGGCTTTGCCGATTCCAGCTGAAGCGTTGATGCACGACTGGTGGTTGGCTCTGGTGGCCAGTCATCTGGGTCAAATCACATTCCTCTCAGACCCAACAGTTCTTTACCGCCAGCATGGCGCCAATGTGCTGGGTGCTCAGGGCCTGGGGCTCAGCTACTGGGTGCAACGAGCCAAAAAGTTGTTGGCTGATCCTTCAGCCGGCGGCCACACGCGAGCAGCCATACGACAGGCGGACTACTTTGAACAGCGCTATGGCCAGCGGCTGTCTGCCTTGCCGGCTCTCTTGCAGCTGCCACGCAGACGCCGATGGTTGGCGTTGTTGAAGCTTTCTGATCAGCAACGCCCGAGCAAGCACGGGCCGTTGCGAACGCTGGGGTTATACGGTCTGCTGGCTTGGTTGCCCCGATGA
- a CDS encoding glycosyltransferase family 2 protein, giving the protein MKVRSLLRRLRTSAQVLRREPGAVLRLPRFVWRTLKEGPRASLDRLRRLSDPLRFSVDYEAWLSEFGTTDLEKEAMQAWAEALAEPAQIAVLMPVFNPKPEWLQAAIASVQAQLYPHWQLCIADDCSTDPRIRPLLEAAMAADSRIQVVFRERNGHICASSNSALELVQAPWLALLDHDDLLPDDALIWVAQAIKAHPEARLFYSDEDKISPDEKRFDPYFKGDWNPLLMQAQNTFSHLGIYSTALVRSVGGFREGFEGSQDHDLVLRCSERLRRDQIVHIPRVLYHWRVHPESTAGGAQAKPYTVKAAERAITEHLQRQQLPLQAVGWSPLGFRVELALPETAPRVSVIIPTRNGLEVLEPCLNSLLRITRYPDLEVLVVDNGSDDPATLRFLAGLEQQGKIRVLRDPSPFNFSALNNKAVEQATGALICLLNNDIEVVEPDWLEALVVQALRPGVGAVGARLLYPDRTLQHAGVLLGVGGVANHAHLGWPGEHPGYFSRAQLNQEMAAVTGACLVVRREHYLKVGGLDAMHLKVAFNDVDFCLKLREIGLYNVYVGAAKLIHHESVSRGQDLSPEKAARFVSEVTWMQQRWGEQLQADPAYNPNLSLDHPDFQLSWPPRLQRFPLPGQETQKT; this is encoded by the coding sequence ATGAAGGTCCGTTCCCTGCTCCGCCGCTTGCGCACTTCCGCTCAGGTGCTGCGTAGGGAACCAGGGGCTGTTCTGCGTTTGCCGCGGTTTGTTTGGCGCACCTTAAAGGAAGGGCCACGGGCCAGCCTGGATCGTTTGCGCCGCCTCAGCGATCCGCTGCGTTTTTCGGTGGATTACGAGGCTTGGCTCTCCGAATTTGGCACCACGGATTTGGAGAAGGAGGCCATGCAGGCCTGGGCCGAGGCTTTGGCCGAACCTGCTCAGATCGCTGTGCTGATGCCAGTCTTCAACCCCAAGCCCGAGTGGTTGCAGGCGGCGATCGCCTCGGTTCAAGCGCAGCTTTACCCCCATTGGCAGCTCTGCATCGCCGACGACTGCTCCACAGATCCCCGCATCCGCCCGCTGCTGGAAGCGGCCATGGCAGCTGATTCCCGCATCCAGGTGGTGTTCCGGGAGCGAAATGGGCACATCTGCGCCAGTTCCAACAGCGCTTTGGAGCTGGTGCAAGCGCCCTGGCTCGCCTTGCTGGATCACGATGATCTTCTGCCCGATGATGCCTTGATTTGGGTAGCGCAGGCCATCAAGGCCCATCCGGAGGCGCGGCTGTTTTATTCCGATGAAGACAAGATCAGTCCGGATGAGAAGCGGTTTGACCCCTACTTCAAGGGGGACTGGAATCCCCTGCTGATGCAGGCCCAGAACACCTTTTCCCATCTCGGCATCTACAGCACCGCACTGGTGCGGTCTGTGGGTGGCTTTCGTGAGGGGTTTGAGGGCTCACAAGACCACGACTTGGTGTTGCGTTGCAGTGAGCGTTTGCGCCGTGATCAGATCGTGCACATTCCGCGGGTGCTCTACCACTGGCGTGTGCATCCCGAAAGCACGGCAGGGGGTGCTCAGGCCAAGCCGTACACGGTGAAAGCCGCGGAGCGTGCCATCACTGAACATCTTCAGCGTCAGCAGCTGCCCTTGCAGGCCGTGGGCTGGAGTCCGCTTGGATTCAGAGTTGAGCTAGCGCTGCCGGAGACCGCCCCGCGGGTCAGCGTGATCATTCCCACGCGCAATGGTCTGGAGGTTCTCGAGCCTTGTCTTAACAGCTTGCTTCGCATCACCCGCTACCCCGATCTTGAAGTGCTGGTGGTGGACAACGGCTCCGATGATCCAGCCACGCTGCGCTTCCTGGCAGGGCTGGAGCAGCAGGGCAAGATCCGCGTGCTGCGTGACCCCAGCCCGTTCAACTTCTCAGCGCTCAACAACAAAGCCGTGGAGCAAGCCACGGGCGCGTTGATCTGTCTGCTCAACAACGACATTGAGGTGGTTGAGCCTGACTGGCTCGAAGCCCTGGTGGTTCAGGCGTTGAGACCCGGCGTGGGTGCGGTGGGTGCACGTCTGCTCTACCCCGATCGCACTCTGCAACACGCGGGTGTGTTGCTTGGTGTGGGAGGTGTCGCCAACCATGCTCACCTCGGCTGGCCTGGCGAGCATCCGGGCTATTTCTCCAGAGCGCAGTTGAACCAAGAGATGGCGGCTGTGACTGGCGCTTGCCTTGTGGTGCGCAGGGAGCACTACTTGAAAGTGGGCGGTCTCGATGCCATGCATCTCAAGGTGGCGTTCAACGATGTCGACTTCTGCTTGAAGCTTCGCGAGATCGGTCTCTACAACGTTTATGTCGGTGCCGCCAAGCTCATCCATCACGAGTCGGTGAGTCGTGGCCAGGATTTGAGCCCTGAGAAAGCTGCTCGCTTTGTATCAGAAGTGACTTGGATGCAGCAGCGCTGGGGTGAACAACTGCAGGCCGATCCGGCTTACAACCCCAATCTGAGTTTGGATCATCCTGATTTCCAACTTTCCTGGCCGCCGCGCTTGCAGCGCTTTCCTCTGCCGGGGCAAGAAACTCAGAAAACCTAA
- a CDS encoding glycosyltransferase, with protein sequence MSQRPPLTLIVGMHRSGTSLLGSLLPACGIAMPGPLIAGDTHNPEGYFERADITALQEQLLIDLERWWPSPRGMEPLPKNWLTSKPGQMALRDLIALLQVEAERQQGPWAIKDPRSSLLLPLWKQACLTLKIPLQLLLAVRDPAEVMVSLVRRDQAVTGMDGWRAQRLWWHHNAQVLRDGAELPLQVVSYSHWFNPGTALQQLYNLAPEASEELRRQALDCVKPQHRRSHEGPLTTPLASPIQKMHHQLQQLAMQPVERQPAARQRLERWMQQQPELPAQAPLPRRRSRFKRKLKTWIGRPPCNRVADHPWGYLAEVMCGSQGPAAEHQLQFWEEQGFRNFELEKFATLAGPVPVAEPWNPGDDKIKIQVRGGGPNQWASHAWIQHCPLESKVNAALEIVPLGCHGASPIAINLKDVCPGPGEVPTLQQLALLERVWDPDHDRVRLLRQFGINASWLKPQATPNNYLLPTSETWKDCASKLGLPAPQDLAAIGTTLCLGDAGPALTRNLQRPLLGIPGFHALPIEDSQTARLIAQWLQGCLELEVGLVDVQGHQGKERLPGWQALLQNPKKKTPVLIVNQPIGADELLDELQWYRHGCPPPEPCHTPEPEIRVLFDQGSAQRANGLSVCISLHNYETRILDALNSVLTQTCASSIELIVVDDASSDNSAQVVRLWMQEHHQFMGRCLLLQHATNGGLASARNTAFREATSPWCFVLDADNQLDPLALEHCNQLAQQSDTNCAVIHSLVRVQPEAGSSDSRVLVSDAPWQQQLFRGGNYIDAMALIRREAWKSVDGYTHIPGGWEDFDFWCSLIDHGWHGLLCPQVLATYTSHDRSMRAESTTKQERRLSRLLQSRHPWLDLPQCHDQAIWPAAKN encoded by the coding sequence ATGAGCCAGCGACCACCGCTCACCCTGATTGTTGGCATGCATCGCAGCGGCACCTCGCTGCTGGGATCACTGTTGCCGGCCTGCGGCATCGCCATGCCGGGTCCGTTGATTGCCGGTGACACCCACAATCCAGAGGGCTATTTCGAACGCGCCGACATCACCGCCCTGCAGGAGCAGCTGCTGATTGATCTCGAGCGCTGGTGGCCCTCACCGCGGGGGATGGAACCCCTGCCCAAGAACTGGCTGACCAGCAAGCCTGGACAGATGGCTCTAAGGGATCTGATCGCGCTGTTGCAGGTGGAAGCCGAGCGGCAGCAGGGTCCCTGGGCGATCAAGGATCCCCGCAGCAGCCTACTGCTGCCGCTTTGGAAGCAAGCCTGCCTGACGCTGAAGATCCCTCTGCAACTGCTGCTGGCCGTCCGCGATCCTGCTGAAGTGATGGTGTCTCTGGTGCGACGGGATCAAGCCGTGACCGGGATGGATGGATGGCGGGCCCAGCGCCTGTGGTGGCACCACAACGCCCAGGTGCTTCGCGATGGCGCAGAGCTGCCGCTGCAGGTGGTGAGCTACAGCCACTGGTTCAACCCTGGTACGGCACTACAGCAGCTGTACAACTTGGCGCCAGAAGCCTCCGAAGAGCTACGGCGCCAAGCGCTGGACTGCGTGAAACCCCAGCACCGCCGCAGCCACGAGGGGCCGCTGACCACACCCCTGGCCAGCCCAATTCAAAAGATGCATCACCAGCTGCAGCAACTGGCCATGCAGCCAGTGGAGCGACAACCAGCCGCGCGTCAACGACTCGAACGATGGATGCAGCAGCAACCTGAGCTGCCGGCTCAGGCACCCTTGCCACGCCGACGCAGCCGCTTCAAACGCAAACTGAAAACATGGATTGGCCGACCACCGTGCAATCGGGTTGCAGACCATCCATGGGGGTACCTCGCAGAGGTGATGTGCGGCAGTCAGGGTCCCGCTGCGGAGCACCAACTGCAGTTCTGGGAGGAGCAGGGATTCCGCAACTTTGAGCTGGAGAAATTCGCCACTCTTGCCGGCCCTGTTCCAGTGGCTGAACCCTGGAATCCAGGCGACGACAAGATCAAAATCCAAGTGCGTGGGGGAGGCCCGAATCAGTGGGCCTCCCACGCCTGGATCCAGCACTGCCCGCTTGAGAGCAAGGTCAACGCAGCACTCGAAATCGTGCCCCTGGGCTGCCACGGGGCTAGCCCGATCGCAATCAACCTGAAGGACGTTTGTCCCGGCCCAGGAGAAGTCCCCACGCTCCAGCAGCTAGCCCTGCTGGAGCGTGTTTGGGATCCCGATCATGATCGTGTCAGGCTGCTGCGGCAGTTTGGGATCAACGCCTCCTGGCTGAAGCCTCAAGCAACGCCGAACAACTACCTCCTCCCCACCAGTGAGACGTGGAAGGACTGTGCTTCAAAACTAGGACTGCCTGCCCCGCAAGATCTCGCCGCTATCGGCACAACCCTTTGCCTTGGAGATGCCGGACCTGCACTGACCCGCAACCTGCAACGCCCCCTGCTCGGAATTCCAGGGTTCCATGCTCTCCCCATTGAGGATTCACAAACAGCGCGTCTGATCGCTCAGTGGCTTCAAGGGTGCCTGGAGCTTGAAGTGGGACTTGTGGATGTGCAGGGGCATCAGGGAAAAGAGCGGTTGCCGGGATGGCAAGCGCTGCTCCAGAACCCCAAGAAGAAGACGCCCGTCCTGATTGTTAACCAGCCCATCGGCGCTGATGAATTGCTGGACGAACTGCAGTGGTACCGCCACGGCTGCCCCCCTCCAGAGCCTTGCCACACTCCTGAGCCGGAAATCAGGGTGCTGTTCGACCAGGGAAGCGCTCAAAGGGCCAATGGACTGAGCGTGTGCATCAGCCTCCATAACTACGAAACCCGAATTCTGGACGCTCTCAACAGTGTGCTGACACAAACATGCGCGTCCTCCATCGAGCTCATCGTTGTGGACGACGCCTCGAGTGATAACAGCGCCCAGGTGGTGCGGTTATGGATGCAAGAGCATCATCAGTTCATGGGTCGCTGCCTCCTGCTGCAGCACGCAACCAACGGCGGCCTGGCCTCTGCGCGCAACACGGCTTTCCGAGAAGCCACAAGCCCCTGGTGCTTTGTGCTGGATGCTGACAATCAGCTGGATCCCCTGGCGCTGGAGCATTGCAATCAACTCGCCCAGCAAAGCGACACAAACTGCGCAGTGATTCACAGCCTGGTGCGTGTACAGCCTGAGGCGGGGAGTAGTGATTCGCGGGTGCTGGTGAGTGACGCACCATGGCAGCAACAGCTCTTCCGAGGGGGCAATTACATCGATGCCATGGCCCTGATCAGGCGTGAAGCATGGAAGTCCGTCGACGGCTACACACATATCCCCGGTGGCTGGGAGGACTTCGACTTCTGGTGCTCGTTGATCGACCACGGTTGGCACGGACTGCTCTGCCCCCAGGTGCTGGCCACTTACACCAGCCACGACCGCTCCATGCGTGCGGAGAGCACCACAAAACAAGAACGTCGCCTGAGTCGCCTGTTGCAGTCCCGGCATCCTTGGCTCGATTTGCCGCAATGCCATGACCAGGCAATCTGGCCGGCAGCGAAAAATTAG
- a CDS encoding DUF5989 family protein, with protein MRDLLDLLSDLWAFMKARQKYWLAPLIITLVLMGALLVFTQGTVVAPFIYSLF; from the coding sequence ATGCGTGACCTACTCGATCTGCTCTCTGATCTGTGGGCATTCATGAAGGCACGTCAGAAATATTGGCTCGCGCCCTTGATCATCACGTTGGTGCTGATGGGTGCACTGCTCGTGTTCACGCAGGGCACCGTCGTGGCCCCATTCATTTACAGCTTGTTTTAA
- a CDS encoding SxtJ family membrane protein: MSLPTIPPATKQQLRHFGLTLGLLLPLMFSLIWPWLHQTVSPTWPILLGSLFVAMGLIVPKRLQQPYKLWMLLGHGLGWINSHLILGLIYLVVLQPIAITMRLLGHDPLRRSFKPAFDSYRESCTDKTVNLERPF; this comes from the coding sequence ATGTCGCTTCCCACCATTCCCCCAGCCACGAAGCAGCAGTTGCGCCATTTCGGGCTCACGCTTGGACTGTTGCTGCCCTTGATGTTCAGCCTGATCTGGCCCTGGCTGCATCAAACAGTGTCACCCACCTGGCCCATCCTCCTCGGCAGCCTGTTTGTCGCCATGGGATTGATCGTGCCCAAACGGTTGCAGCAGCCCTACAAATTGTGGATGCTGCTGGGCCACGGCCTGGGTTGGATCAACAGTCATCTGATTTTGGGCTTGATCTATCTGGTGGTGTTGCAGCCAATCGCCATCACCATGCGCCTGCTGGGGCACGACCCCCTGCGGCGATCCTTTAAGCCCGCATTCGACAGCTACCGCGAAAGCTGCACCGACAAGACAGTTAACCTCGAACGACCCTTTTAA
- a CDS encoding carbamoyltransferase: MTAILGISAYYHDSAAAVLVDGNIISAAQEERFSRRKHDPRFPEQAIRFCLDQAGLSISDLDAVTYYEKPLLTFERLLETYIGASPRGGRSFVAAMQTWLKEKLFLKRTIQQKLQTMAGDGQAIPQLLFSEHHLSHAAAAFFPSPFASSAVLCMDGVGEWATTSAWMGTGNEIKPIWELSFPHSLGLLYSAFTFYCGFKVNSGEYKLMGLAPYGEPKYVETIKNNLIDIKNDGTFRLNLKFFKFHRGFRMTSQRFHALFGQPPRDPESDLKPFHMDLAASIQVVTEDIVLALARSLHEETGAKNLCLAGGVALNCVANGRLLREGPFDNIWIQPASGDAGSALGAALVTWHQHFNQTRTPNSRDAMHGTYLGPAFSNQDICSYLESQNIPFQSQNDEQLFNSVATLLDEGKVVGWFNGRMEFGPRSLGARSILGDPRNQDMQSVMNLKIKYRESFRPFAPAVLADHVQNQFELDQSSPYMLIVAPVKKELCTPMTQEQDQLFGIDKLNVPRSSLPAVTHVDYSARVQTVHAETNPRFHGLLSAFHARTGCPTLVNTSFNVRGEPIVCTPEDAYRCFMRTEMDVLVLENQILLKEEQPKASQSDKTWMQNFELD, encoded by the coding sequence ATGACGGCAATCCTGGGAATTTCTGCTTACTACCACGACAGCGCTGCGGCAGTGCTGGTCGACGGAAACATCATCAGCGCAGCACAAGAAGAACGTTTCAGTCGTCGCAAGCATGATCCACGCTTCCCAGAGCAGGCGATCCGCTTCTGTCTCGATCAGGCCGGCCTGAGCATCAGCGACCTGGATGCCGTCACGTACTACGAGAAGCCGCTACTCACCTTTGAGCGCCTGCTGGAGACCTATATCGGTGCATCTCCAAGAGGAGGGCGATCCTTCGTGGCCGCGATGCAAACCTGGCTGAAGGAAAAGCTTTTTCTGAAGCGCACCATTCAGCAAAAGTTGCAGACCATGGCGGGGGATGGCCAAGCGATTCCCCAACTGCTGTTCTCGGAACACCATCTCTCCCACGCCGCTGCCGCCTTTTTCCCAAGCCCCTTTGCATCCTCAGCGGTGCTCTGCATGGACGGCGTTGGGGAATGGGCAACCACCTCAGCTTGGATGGGCACAGGCAATGAGATAAAGCCGATTTGGGAACTCTCCTTCCCCCACTCCCTCGGCCTGCTTTATTCAGCGTTCACCTTTTATTGCGGCTTCAAGGTGAATTCTGGGGAATACAAATTAATGGGCTTAGCCCCCTACGGCGAACCCAAATATGTCGAAACAATCAAAAATAATTTGATCGATATCAAGAACGACGGAACCTTTAGGCTCAATCTTAAATTTTTTAAATTCCATCGTGGTTTTCGAATGACCAGCCAACGCTTCCACGCGTTGTTCGGTCAACCGCCGCGCGACCCTGAGAGCGATCTCAAGCCATTCCATATGGATCTGGCCGCCTCCATTCAGGTCGTCACCGAAGACATCGTGCTCGCCCTGGCTCGCAGCCTTCACGAAGAAACTGGTGCCAAAAATTTGTGCTTGGCTGGCGGCGTTGCCTTGAATTGCGTGGCCAACGGCAGACTGCTACGCGAGGGCCCCTTCGACAACATTTGGATCCAGCCAGCCAGCGGCGACGCTGGATCAGCCCTTGGCGCCGCGTTGGTGACCTGGCACCAGCACTTCAATCAAACACGCACACCCAACTCAAGAGATGCCATGCACGGCACTTACTTGGGGCCAGCATTTAGCAATCAAGACATCTGCAGTTACCTAGAAAGCCAAAACATCCCATTCCAATCACAAAATGATGAACAACTGTTCAACTCAGTTGCGACACTTCTCGATGAAGGGAAGGTGGTTGGCTGGTTCAACGGGCGCATGGAATTTGGGCCTCGATCGCTAGGAGCCCGGTCAATCCTGGGGGATCCACGCAATCAGGACATGCAAAGCGTGATGAATTTAAAAATCAAATACCGCGAAAGCTTCAGGCCTTTTGCACCAGCGGTGTTGGCTGATCATGTGCAAAACCAGTTCGAACTTGACCAAAGCAGCCCATACATGTTGATCGTCGCACCGGTCAAAAAAGAACTGTGTACCCCAATGACCCAAGAGCAAGATCAGCTGTTCGGCATCGACAAACTGAATGTGCCGCGCTCATCACTCCCTGCGGTAACTCACGTGGACTATTCAGCACGCGTACAAACCGTTCATGCCGAAACAAATCCAAGATTTCATGGCTTGCTATCTGCCTTTCACGCACGCACAGGTTGCCCCACACTTGTGAACACCAGTTTCAATGTGCGGGGCGAACCAATCGTCTGCACTCCAGAGGACGCTTATCGCTGTTTCATGCGCACTGAAATGGATGTGTTGGTGTTGGAAAACCAGATTCTTCTGAAAGAAGAGCAACCCAAAGCATCGCAATCTGACAAAACCTGGATGCAAAATTTCGAACTGGATTGA